The following proteins are encoded in a genomic region of Arachis stenosperma cultivar V10309 chromosome 4, arast.V10309.gnm1.PFL2, whole genome shotgun sequence:
- the LOC130975877 gene encoding short-chain dehydrogenase reductase ATA1-like — MEPHMKLNEETRKSPSKRLVNKVAVITGGARGIGAATAKLFAENGAHVVIADVLDDLGASLAESVGGRFIHCDVSKEQDVESAINLAISWKGQLHIMFNNAGIAGVDGSITSLDMEDVKHLLSINLNGTIHGIKHASKAMINGQKGGSIICTSSASSIMGGLGAHPYTLSKAAIDGLVRSAACELGVHLIRVNSISPHGVPSEMLLSAFKRFGREITPQELKDYIGKNASLLKGKGSTAEDVAHAALFLASDESSFITAHSLKVDGGYTSAFGHMSFIYQDLNSL, encoded by the exons ATGGAGCCACATATGAAACTAAATGAGGAAACAAGAAAATCACCTTCAAAGAG GCTTGTAAACAAGGTGGCAGTGATAACTGGTGGTGCAAGAGGAATAGGAGCAGCCACAGCAAAATTGTTTGCAGAAAATGGAGCACATGTTGTGATTGCtgatgttcttgatgatcttgGTGCCTCACTAGCTGAATCCGTTGGTGGAAGATTCATACACTGTGATGTGTCAAAGGAACAAGATGTTGAATCAGCCATTAACCTTGCAATCTCATGGAAGGGACAATTACACATAATGTTCAACAATGCTGGAATTGCAGGTGTTGATGGAAGCATTACAAGCCTTGACATGGAAGATGTGAAACACTTGTTATCCATAAACCTCAATGGAACCATACATGGAATCAAACATGCTTCTAAGGCTATGATCAATGGCCAAAAAGGAGGGTCCATCATATGCACCTCAAGTGCCTCATCAATCATGGGTGGTTTAGGTGCCCATCCATATACTTTGTCCAAAGCAGCAATTGATGGTTTG GTGAGAAGTGCTGCTTGTGAGTTAGGAGTGCATTTGATTAGAGTTAATAGCATATCTCCACATGGTGTTCCCTCAGAGATGCTTCTAAGTGCTTTTAAAAGGTTTGGGAGAGAGATTACCCCCCAAGAATTGAAGGACTATATTGGGAAGAATGCAAGTTTGCTCAAAGGGAAAGGTTCAACTGCTGAAGATGTGGCACATGCTGCTCTCTTCTTGGCTAGTGATGAATCTTCCTTCATAACTGCACACTCTTTGAAAGTTGATGGAGGCTACACTTCTGCTTTTGGTCACATGAGTTTCATCTATCAAGATCTAAATTCACTGTAA
- the LOC130972964 gene encoding stress-induced protein KIN2-like has product MDSEKLSFQAGEAKGQAQEKASNLVDMASNAAQSTKETMQQAGQQMMATAQGAAEAVKNATGMNK; this is encoded by the exons ATGGACTCAGAGAAGTTGAGCTTCCAGGCTGGAGAGGCCAAGGGCCAAGCTCAG GAGAAGGCAAGCAACTTGGTAGACATGGCTAGCAATGCAGCTCAATCTACAAAAGAAACCATGCAACAG GCTGGTCAGCAGATGATGGCAACAGCACAAGGAGCTGCTGAAGCTGTGAAGAATGCAACTGGCATGAACAAATGA